From Nicotiana tabacum cultivar K326 chromosome 20, ASM71507v2, whole genome shotgun sequence, one genomic window encodes:
- the LOC142174436 gene encoding uncharacterized protein LOC142174436, whose product MGDFSAVLQPDNRMGGSAIQHVKVKDFEEFLGSAGLIVMKTVGIFYSWTNSHIHSRIDRDLVSPTWMSLWPQIADEAKDPYFFDCSMLCITFSRSPRKMARPFRFFNHLTAHTELLNIVSTMWNWTVQREYMEQVWHQLKLMNEGIKALKRACVLIAQNHINRLTTTSGDVVHIDRAVEAEIIGFYKGLLGTYATQLPAIIPSILVGSPILDNKQKLSLIAPVTREEIYLDLKDISDLKTPGYDRFNACFFKKLWPIIRDDVSDVVI is encoded by the exons ATGGGAGATTTCAGTGCAGTACTCCAACCGGACAACAGAATGGGAGGAAGTGCAATACAACATGTAAAGGTGAAAGATTTTGAGGAATTCTTAGGGTCAGCTGGTCTAATAGTGATGAAAACAGTGGGAATATTCTATTCCTGGACTAATTCACACATTCACAGCAGAATTGATAGAGACCTGGTCAGTCCTACTTGGATGTCTCTATGGCCCCAAATTGCAGATGAAGCTAAAGACCCTTATTTTTTTGACTGTTCCATGCTTTGCATTACATTCAGCAGGAGCCCAAGAAAGATGGCAAGGCCTTTTAGGTTCTTTAATCACTTGACTGCTCATACAGAACTTCTTAATATTGTCTCTACTATGTGGAATTGGACTGTGCAAAGGGAGTATATGGAACAAGTCTGGCACCAGCTCAAACTAATGAATGAAGGGATAAAAGCTTTAAAACGAGCATGTGTTCT GATTGCCCAGAATCATATTAACAGGCTGACCACTACTAGTGGAGATGTAGTACACATTGACAGGGCAGTTGAAGCAGAGATCATTGGATTTTACAAGGGACTGCTAGGCACTTATGCTACACAACTACCTGCAATTATACCTAGTATTCTAGTTGGTAGCCCTATTCTGGATAACAAACAAAAACTATCCCTTATAGCTCCAGTCACAAGAGAAGAAATCTACCTAGACTTGAAAGATATATCTGATCTAAAGACCCCAGGATATGATCGTTTCAATGCCTGCTTCTTTAAGAAATTATGGCCTATTATTAGAGATGATGTTTCAGATGT